The Theileria orientalis strain Shintoku DNA, chromosome 2, complete genome genome has a window encoding:
- a CDS encoding uncharacterized protein (tetratricopeptide-like helical domain containing protein), producing the protein MSELEDINHEIARLRQEYESHLNNNTPSARVQYEYACMLMCSPKSSDISTAIDLFDELIRIQYQSVNCMYQLAMCYIKKKKYGKARKYLELILRVVCRSLLIELLRILEIRWLCPLRAFFMSYFQRAMFGTIFAIMTGLFLGFNALQDSACSLCISFGGDNSSIHGAYVFI; encoded by the exons ATGTCCGAACTTGAGGATATAAACCATGAAATTGCAAGACTAAGACAAGAATATGAATCT CACTTAAATAACAACACTCCTTCGGCCAGGGTGCAGTATGAGTACGCTTGTATGCTCATGTGCTCTCCCAAGTCCTCCGATATTTCCACCGCCATCGACTTGTTCGATGAGTTGATAAGGATACAATACCAAAG CGTAAACTGTATGTATCAACTGGCTATGTGTTacataaagaagaagaagtatGGGAAGGCAAGGAAGTACTTGGAGCTGATTCTAAGAGTCGTATGTCGCTCCCTTTTAATTGAATTGCTTAGGATCCTAGAAATCAGATGGCTTTGTCCCTTAAGAGCGTTCTTTATGTCTTACTTTCAGAGG GCGATGTTCGGAACCATCTTTGCCATAATGACTGGTTTGTTTTTAGGCTTTAACGCCCTTCAGGATTCTGCGTGTTCTCTATGTATAAGCTTTGGAGGAgataat tCGTCGATACATGGAGcatatgtgtttatttaa
- a CDS encoding ribosomal protein L39 (component of cytosolic 80S ribosome and 60S large subunit) — protein sequence MGSNKTLVMKKHLAKKLKQNRPIPHWFRLKTDNRIRYNAKRRYWRRTKLKL from the exons GGTTCTAACAAGACTTTGGTAATGAAGAAGCATCTTGCAAAGAAGTTGAAACAGAATCGTCCAATACCACACTGGTTCAGACTAAAGACCGACAACCGAATCAG GTATAATGCCAAGAGGAGGTACTGGCGCAGGACGAAACTGAAGCTCTAA